One region of Pseudostreptobacillus hongkongensis genomic DNA includes:
- a CDS encoding phage antirepressor, protein MELQIFNSTDFGSVRTATVNGEIMFVGKDVAYILGYQNGSRDINRHVDEDDIHKVMIFDGNQDKETILINESGLYSLILSSKMPNAKKFKHWVISEVLSAIRNHGMYAIDEILSNPDLAISALTQLKEEHERRQQLETLALVQRQHIAELQPKVSYYDLILQNTNTVPITQIAKDYGMSGRKFNELLHKLGVQYKFRKTWLLYQHYSEFGYTQSRTYAIDERRSVMHTYWTQKGRLFLYDILKNEGIYPFIEQED, encoded by the coding sequence ATGGAATTACAAATTTTTAATAGCACAGACTTTGGCTCTGTAAGAACAGCAACTGTTAACGGTGAGATTATGTTTGTTGGTAAGGATGTGGCATATATCCTCGGATACCAAAATGGTAGTCGTGATATTAACCGCCACGTTGATGAAGATGACATACACAAGGTTATGATTTTCGATGGTAACCAGGATAAGGAAACAATCCTTATTAATGAGTCAGGTCTTTACAGTCTTATTCTTTCAAGCAAGATGCCTAATGCAAAGAAGTTCAAGCATTGGGTTATATCAGAAGTTCTTTCGGCTATTCGTAACCATGGTATGTATGCGATTGATGAGATTCTTAGCAATCCTGATCTTGCAATTTCAGCACTTACTCAGCTTAAGGAAGAGCATGAGAGAAGACAGCAGCTTGAAACATTAGCACTTGTTCAGAGACAGCATATTGCAGAACTTCAGCCAAAGGTAAGTTACTATGATCTCATTCTTCAGAACACAAACACAGTTCCTATCACACAGATTGCAAAAGACTATGGCATGAGTGGTCGAAAGTTTAATGAGTTACTTCATAAACTTGGGGTTCAGTACAAGTTTAGAAAGACATGGCTTTTATATCAGCATTATTCCGAGTTTGGATACACACAGTCTCGTACCTACGCAATTGATGAAAGAAGAAGTGTGATGCATACTTACTGGACTCAGAAGGGAAGACTTTTCCTTTATGACATTTTGAAGAACGAAGGCATCTATCCATTTATCGAACAGGAGGATTAA